A genomic region of Leptotrichia massiliensis contains the following coding sequences:
- a CDS encoding biotin--[acetyl-CoA-carboxylase] ligase encodes MKKNIKLYKFNEIDSTNEYLRKNHKSYEEFDVISARVQTHGKARRQNDWISLDGMALFSFFLKERDNWEIEDYLKLPLIAGIAVIKGLRKIENLEYKFKWTNDVYVENMKLCGILIEKTEDVYITGIGINVNNMLPENLKSKAISLTQIRNKKYEIDEVIKNIVLEFQTLCENLENGFWKDILKEINQINYLKGKKIELKFGNEVISGVAQNIDENGELQILIEKTDNRNPEVRSFSVGEVFEKIVYSS; translated from the coding sequence ATGAAGAAAAATATAAAATTATATAAATTTAACGAAATTGATTCAACGAATGAATATTTGCGAAAAAATCATAAAAGCTATGAGGAATTTGATGTTATTTCTGCTAGAGTTCAGACGCATGGAAAGGCACGTAGGCAGAATGACTGGATTTCGTTGGATGGGATGGCACTTTTTAGTTTCTTTTTAAAGGAAAGAGATAACTGGGAAATTGAGGATTATTTGAAATTGCCATTGATTGCTGGAATTGCAGTTATAAAGGGACTTAGAAAAATTGAAAATTTAGAATATAAATTCAAATGGACTAATGATGTTTATGTGGAAAATATGAAATTATGTGGTATTCTAATAGAAAAAACTGAAGATGTTTATATTACGGGAATTGGGATAAATGTAAATAATATGTTGCCAGAAAACTTAAAAAGTAAAGCCATTTCATTGACTCAAATAAGAAATAAAAAATATGAAATTGATGAAGTTATAAAAAATATTGTTTTAGAATTTCAAACATTGTGTGAAAATTTAGAAAATGGATTCTGGAAGGATATTTTAAAGGAAATTAATCAGATAAATTATTTGAAAGGTAAAAAAATTGAATTAAAATTTGGCAATGAAGTTATTTCAGGAGTTGCTCAGAATATTGATGAAAATGGGGAGCTTCAGATTTTGATTGAAAAAACAGATAATCGAAATCCTGAAGTTAGGAGTTTTTCAGTTGGGGAAGTTTTTGAAAAGATAGTTTATTCTTCATAA
- a CDS encoding ABC transporter ATP-binding protein, whose product MGNVILKCTNLSKTYDFDNALNNVNLSIETGKIIGLLGPNGSGKTTFIKLLNGLLKPTEGEILINGQNPGVETKKIVSYLPDKNYLDNSKTVNAILQLFADFYDDFDREKAQNMLKDLGIDTTRRFKLLSKGMKEKVQLILVMCRRAKLYLLDEPIAGVDPAARDYILNTVIKNYNREATVIISTHLIADVEKVLDEAIFISKGEILLYQDVKSIINENNKTVDEYFREVFKY is encoded by the coding sequence ATGGGTAACGTTATTTTAAAATGTACTAATCTATCCAAAACTTATGATTTTGATAATGCATTAAATAATGTAAATTTATCAATAGAAACTGGTAAAATTATTGGATTATTAGGACCAAATGGAAGTGGGAAAACAACTTTTATAAAGCTGTTAAATGGACTATTAAAGCCAACAGAAGGTGAAATTCTTATAAATGGACAAAATCCAGGTGTTGAAACAAAAAAAATTGTCTCATATTTGCCTGATAAGAATTATTTGGATAATTCTAAGACTGTAAACGCAATTTTGCAATTATTTGCTGATTTTTATGATGATTTTGACCGTGAAAAAGCACAAAATATGTTAAAGGATTTGGGAATTGATACAACAAGAAGATTTAAGCTGCTTTCAAAGGGAATGAAGGAAAAAGTTCAATTAATACTTGTTATGTGCAGACGTGCTAAGTTATATTTGTTGGACGAGCCGATAGCAGGAGTTGATCCTGCCGCAAGAGATTATATTTTAAATACTGTTATAAAAAATTATAACAGAGAAGCAACAGTTATAATTTCTACACATTTAATAGCGGATGTGGAAAAGGTGCTGGATGAGGCAATTTTCATAAGTAAAGGTGAAATTTTACTTTATCAGGATGTGAAAAGTATAATAAATGAAAATAATAAAACAGTTGATGAATACTTTAGGGAGGTGTTTAAATATTGA
- a CDS encoding tetratricopeptide repeat protein, protein MYIEELLKEADKSMENYKYEDALVYLKSVLEIDENNYSALMTLSKIYSDFGMFEQAKEYAEKLQKKYPDSKDTLFTLGFVYQSLGRLKKAISLYKKFLEMEKNYFVYLNMGMSYALLKYYRKAIENIDKAIEMEPESSEAYVEKGDCLTMMGKYDEAICEYTRLLNAKFNEVEEFSLYARMGDTMAYSSNIKEVVKYYNIAINCENVEDYVFEDYFEILFRAEEFEEIKLLLLNYENATNENKRLSRIKMLNLQGRFFVKTKDYENAQKVCDKMIILEPENIRHYVNLVYVLELQHKYDKALEYVAKMAKFTEDKDFLKELKKRLRKNKRKFEKENEKSLENKEK, encoded by the coding sequence ATGTATATAGAAGAATTATTAAAAGAAGCGGATAAATCAATGGAAAATTACAAGTACGAGGATGCACTTGTGTATTTGAAGTCAGTACTTGAAATCGATGAGAACAATTATTCGGCACTTATGACACTTTCTAAGATTTATTCAGACTTTGGAATGTTTGAACAAGCGAAGGAATATGCAGAAAAATTGCAGAAAAAGTATCCTGACAGCAAGGATACGCTTTTTACATTGGGATTTGTCTATCAGTCGCTTGGAAGATTGAAAAAGGCCATTTCGCTTTATAAAAAATTTTTGGAAATGGAAAAAAATTATTTTGTATATTTGAATATGGGAATGTCTTATGCTTTGTTAAAGTATTATAGAAAGGCGATAGAAAATATTGACAAGGCGATAGAGATGGAACCTGAAAGTTCAGAAGCGTATGTTGAGAAAGGCGATTGCCTTACAATGATGGGGAAATATGATGAGGCAATTTGTGAATATACAAGACTTTTAAATGCAAAATTTAACGAGGTGGAGGAATTTTCACTTTACGCACGGATGGGCGATACAATGGCTTATTCAAGCAATATAAAAGAAGTTGTGAAATATTATAATATCGCCATAAATTGTGAAAATGTGGAAGATTATGTATTTGAGGATTATTTTGAAATATTGTTCAGAGCAGAGGAGTTTGAGGAAATAAAACTTCTGCTTTTAAATTATGAAAATGCAACGAATGAGAATAAAAGACTTTCGAGAATAAAAATGTTGAATTTGCAAGGAAGGTTTTTTGTGAAAACCAAAGATTATGAAAATGCACAGAAGGTTTGCGATAAAATGATTATTTTAGAACCTGAAAATATTCGCCATTATGTGAATTTGGTATACGTGCTGGAATTACAGCATAAATATGACAAAGCGCTTGAATATGTGGCTAAAATGGCTAAATTTACAGAAGATAAGGATTTTTTGAAGGAACTGAAAAAGAGATTGAGAAAAAATAAGAGAAAATTTGAAAAGGAAAATGAAAAAAGTTTAGAAAATAAAGAAAAGTAA
- a CDS encoding MATE family efflux transporter, which yields MEESIKIKNSLVDNKKMRFGTESIPKLLVSLAVPAIIANLVNALYNIVDQIFIGQKIGFLGNAATNVAFPLTTICLAIGLMTGVGAATNFNLELGRKRPKRAKSVAGTAVTMLLLGGIILCILINIFLKPMLTAFGATNQIFDYAIEYTRITSLGIPFLLFSIGANPLVRADGNAFYSMLAIVVGSLVNTILDPLFMFGFDMGMDGAAWATVIGQFVSAVMLALYFFRFKSVKFELRDFKIRIREIGILFAFGTSPFIFQCSALIIQIVTNNLLKIYGAKSIYGSEIPIAVAGIVMKINVIFIAIVLGLTQGAQPIAGYNYGARKYTRVREILKLTLKAAFVISIVAFAIFQIFPVQIISVFGSGSELYFKYGTKYMRIFLFFIFLNGIQGAITLFLTSIGRAFQGAVLSLVRQIISLLPLLIILPYFMGVDGIMFAFPIADLVAFIVSVIILKKEMKKIPKLDEDN from the coding sequence ATGGAAGAAAGTATAAAGATAAAAAACAGCTTGGTAGATAACAAAAAAATGAGATTTGGCACAGAATCAATTCCAAAATTGCTAGTTTCACTTGCAGTACCAGCAATTATTGCTAATCTTGTAAATGCACTTTATAATATTGTGGATCAGATTTTTATTGGACAGAAAATTGGATTTCTAGGAAATGCAGCTACGAATGTGGCTTTTCCACTTACGACAATTTGTCTTGCGATTGGACTTATGACGGGAGTGGGGGCTGCGACGAACTTTAATCTGGAATTAGGTAGAAAGCGTCCAAAAAGAGCAAAAAGTGTGGCTGGAACGGCAGTAACGATGCTTCTTTTAGGTGGAATTATATTATGCATATTGATTAATATATTTTTAAAGCCTATGTTAACAGCATTCGGTGCGACAAATCAGATTTTTGACTATGCTATTGAATATACTCGGATTACATCTTTAGGGATACCATTTTTATTATTTTCAATAGGGGCAAACCCTTTGGTAAGAGCTGATGGAAATGCGTTTTATTCGATGCTTGCGATAGTTGTTGGATCACTTGTAAATACTATATTAGATCCGTTATTTATGTTTGGATTTGATATGGGAATGGATGGAGCGGCTTGGGCAACTGTAATTGGGCAGTTTGTATCAGCAGTTATGCTAGCTTTGTATTTTTTCAGGTTTAAAAGCGTGAAATTTGAGTTAAGGGATTTTAAGATAAGAATACGAGAAATAGGGATTTTATTTGCATTTGGAACATCGCCTTTTATTTTTCAATGTTCTGCTTTAATTATACAAATTGTAACAAATAATCTGCTAAAGATATACGGGGCAAAATCCATTTATGGAAGTGAAATTCCAATTGCTGTTGCTGGAATTGTTATGAAAATAAATGTTATATTTATAGCGATTGTATTGGGACTGACACAGGGGGCACAGCCTATTGCAGGATACAACTATGGAGCAAGGAAATATACGAGAGTCCGTGAAATATTAAAATTGACATTAAAAGCCGCTTTTGTTATTTCAATAGTAGCATTTGCAATATTCCAAATTTTCCCGGTACAGATAATTTCTGTATTTGGAAGTGGAAGCGAACTTTACTTTAAATACGGAACAAAATATATGAGAATATTTTTATTTTTCATATTTTTAAATGGTATTCAAGGTGCAATTACATTGTTCTTAACATCAATTGGAAGGGCATTCCAAGGGGCTGTTCTATCGCTTGTAAGACAGATTATATCATTATTGCCGCTACTTATAATTTTACCGTACTTTATGGGAGTTGATGGAATTATGTTCGCTTTTCCAATAGCGGATCTGGTAGCATTTATTGTATCGGTAATCATTTTGAAAAAGGAAATGAAAAAAATTCCTAAATTGGATGAAGACAATTAA
- the mnmG gene encoding tRNA uridine-5-carboxymethylaminomethyl(34) synthesis enzyme MnmG, producing MKNYDIIVVGAGHAGVESALAVARHGLKTALFTIYLDNIAMMSCNPSVGGPGKSHLVSELGMLGGEMARHIDNYNLQLKNLNHTKGLASRITRAQADKYWYRVKMREIIEKQENLDLVQGIVVDLIVENKKVMGVEDNLGIKYGAKAVVLCTGTFLGGEYVMGDVKYSSGRQGEPASVDLPDKLVEYGFELDRYQTATPPRIAKSSIDFSKMEELKGEDKPRYFSYETKKEYNSTLPTWLTFTTPETIRVGQEMLKYSPIVTGIVSTKGPRHCPSLDRKIMNFPEKTNHQIFLEQESVESDEIYINGFTTAMPPFAQEAMLKTISGLENAKIVRYGYAVEYNFVPAYQLKLTLETKVIDGLYTAGTINGTSGYEEAACQGFMAGVNAARKILGKKEIVIDRSEGYIGVLIDDIINKKTPEPYRVLPSRAEYRLTLRQDNIFIRLLEKSKEIGLLNAEKLAELENTCQEIENEVERLKGITVYPTKENNEKLLKIVEKQNQSESAEIEKTIKNSMNSPVSAFEFLARKEINYDNLSEFVETVKLSDLAKEQVEINAKYNVFIEREKAQIEKFKKLEKMVIPKGFDYESVKGLSNIAISGLMYGQPETIGQASRISGVTYNDISLLIAILKN from the coding sequence ATGAAAAATTATGACATAATTGTTGTTGGAGCGGGACATGCTGGGGTGGAATCTGCTCTTGCGGTGGCAAGACATGGACTAAAAACAGCGTTGTTTACGATATATCTTGACAATATTGCAATGATGTCGTGCAATCCGTCGGTTGGAGGTCCTGGAAAAAGCCATCTGGTGTCGGAACTTGGAATGCTTGGCGGAGAAATGGCAAGGCATATTGACAATTACAATTTGCAGTTAAAGAACTTGAATCATACAAAGGGACTAGCCTCTCGGATTACACGGGCTCAAGCTGATAAATACTGGTACAGGGTTAAAATGAGGGAAATTATCGAAAAGCAGGAAAATCTGGATTTGGTGCAGGGAATTGTTGTAGATTTGATTGTGGAAAATAAGAAAGTTATGGGAGTTGAAGACAATCTTGGAATAAAATATGGGGCAAAGGCTGTTGTTTTATGTACAGGAACGTTCTTAGGTGGAGAATATGTTATGGGGGATGTAAAATATTCGTCAGGACGGCAAGGAGAGCCTGCAAGTGTAGATTTGCCTGATAAACTAGTGGAATATGGCTTTGAGCTGGATAGATACCAGACTGCGACTCCTCCGAGAATTGCTAAATCTTCAATTGATTTTTCTAAAATGGAAGAATTAAAGGGAGAAGATAAGCCACGATATTTTTCTTACGAAACAAAAAAAGAATATAATTCAACTTTACCAACTTGGCTTACATTCACAACACCTGAAACAATACGAGTGGGACAGGAAATGTTAAAATATTCGCCAATTGTTACAGGAATTGTAAGTACAAAAGGTCCACGGCATTGCCCTTCTCTTGACAGAAAGATTATGAATTTTCCAGAAAAGACAAATCATCAGATATTTCTGGAGCAGGAATCTGTAGAATCAGATGAAATCTACATAAACGGATTTACTACAGCAATGCCTCCATTTGCACAGGAAGCAATGTTAAAAACGATTAGTGGGCTAGAAAATGCTAAAATTGTACGTTACGGTTATGCTGTGGAATATAACTTTGTACCTGCTTATCAGTTAAAATTGACTCTTGAAACAAAAGTTATAGATGGACTTTACACAGCGGGAACGATTAATGGAACGAGTGGATATGAAGAAGCAGCCTGTCAAGGATTTATGGCGGGAGTGAATGCTGCGAGAAAAATTTTAGGGAAAAAGGAAATTGTGATTGACAGAAGTGAAGGATATATTGGGGTTTTGATAGACGATATAATAAATAAAAAAACGCCAGAGCCTTATCGTGTACTGCCTTCAAGAGCTGAATACAGACTGACTTTGCGTCAAGACAACATTTTTATAAGACTTTTGGAAAAATCGAAGGAAATTGGGTTATTAAATGCTGAAAAATTAGCCGAACTTGAAAATACGTGTCAGGAAATTGAAAATGAAGTTGAAAGATTGAAAGGAATTACGGTTTATCCGACTAAGGAAAATAATGAAAAATTACTTAAAATTGTAGAAAAACAAAATCAATCTGAAAGTGCGGAAATTGAAAAAACTATTAAAAATAGCATGAACAGCCCTGTTTCAGCTTTTGAATTTCTTGCGAGAAAAGAAATTAACTATGATAATTTAAGTGAATTTGTGGAAACTGTGAAATTGTCGGATTTAGCGAAGGAGCAAGTGGAAATAAATGCGAAATATAATGTATTTATTGAAAGAGAAAAGGCACAGATTGAGAAGTTTAAGAAACTTGAAAAAATGGTAATTCCAAAAGGATTTGACTATGAAAGCGTAAAAGGGCTTAGCAATATCGCTATTTCTGGGCTTATGTATGGACAGCCTGAAACGATTGGGCAGGCTAGCAGAATTAGTGGAGTTACTTATAATGATATTTCGCTTTTAATTGCGATTTTGAAGAATTGA
- the dnaA gene encoding chromosomal replication initiator protein DnaA, translating into MDIEKLWEKIKKIMKKRVNEAEFEAFFNNVEVGKLEDGKLTLVCNSKLIQQNMEKHKSQMEDIVEIVTDEEVTINFEVKQQDVMTYKPETHSFSKDTKEKIQVFHTGLNPKHRLDNFVVGENSKLAYNACLAVVNNPTPVYNPLFIYGSSGLGKTHLMQAVGNAILENNPSKRVYYSTSEEFANEFFKVLNSGRIQNFRDTFRALDVLLLDDIQFFEKVFGRGEGTVEEEFFHTFNKLQELGKQIIMISDKSPKEIKNLSKRLESRFLSGLTVEIQSPGYETRMMILKNMAKTQGIEIDDSILEYISDSLDTNVRELEGTLTNLNARAKLLNEQITMQLVQEMLMHNVKREQSKVTAKKVIEMISTQYGISVTDMKSKKRQKKIVETRQIAMYLLKNNDELDLSLTAIGGLFGGKDHSTVISSIRKIDKKTKEDVVFKKEIEALNKKIFRA; encoded by the coding sequence ATGGATATTGAGAAATTGTGGGAAAAAATAAAAAAAATAATGAAAAAAAGGGTAAACGAGGCAGAATTTGAGGCATTTTTTAACAATGTGGAAGTAGGAAAGCTGGAAGATGGAAAACTTACACTTGTATGCAATTCAAAGCTGATACAGCAGAATATGGAAAAGCATAAAAGCCAGATGGAAGATATTGTGGAAATTGTAACAGATGAGGAAGTTACTATAAACTTTGAAGTAAAACAGCAGGATGTAATGACATATAAGCCTGAAACACATAGTTTTTCAAAAGATACAAAGGAAAAAATCCAAGTTTTCCACACAGGTTTAAACCCGAAACATAGACTAGACAACTTTGTTGTAGGGGAAAATAGTAAACTTGCATATAACGCCTGTCTTGCAGTTGTCAACAATCCAACGCCAGTTTATAACCCGCTTTTTATCTATGGAAGTTCAGGACTTGGTAAAACCCATTTGATGCAAGCTGTGGGAAATGCAATATTGGAAAATAATCCAAGCAAGCGTGTATATTACTCAACTTCAGAAGAATTCGCAAATGAATTTTTTAAAGTTTTAAACAGCGGACGTATTCAGAATTTTCGTGATACTTTCCGTGCTTTGGATGTGCTTCTTTTAGATGATATACAGTTTTTTGAGAAGGTGTTTGGACGTGGTGAAGGAACTGTGGAAGAAGAGTTTTTTCACACATTCAATAAACTTCAGGAACTGGGGAAACAGATAATAATGATAAGTGACAAATCGCCAAAGGAAATAAAAAATCTGTCAAAACGTCTGGAATCAAGATTCTTGTCAGGCTTAACGGTGGAAATTCAAAGCCCAGGCTACGAAACTCGTATGATGATTTTGAAAAATATGGCAAAGACACAAGGGATTGAAATAGATGACAGCATTCTTGAATACATATCAGATTCTCTTGATACAAATGTAAGGGAATTGGAAGGAACATTAACAAACTTAAACGCACGTGCAAAACTTTTAAACGAACAAATAACAATGCAGTTGGTACAGGAAATGCTTATGCACAATGTAAAACGTGAACAGTCTAAAGTAACAGCCAAAAAAGTAATAGAAATGATTTCTACACAATATGGTATCAGCGTAACTGACATGAAATCCAAAAAACGTCAGAAAAAAATAGTAGAAACAAGACAAATCGCTATGTATTTGTTAAAGAATAATGATGAGCTGGATCTAAGCCTAACAGCAATTGGAGGACTTTTTGGCGGAAAAGATCACAGTACAGTTATAAGCAGTATCAGAAAAATTGATAAGAAGACGAAGGAAGATGTTGTGTTCAAAAAAGAAATTGAAGCTTTGAACAAGAAGATTTTTAGAGCTTAG
- the rpmH gene encoding 50S ribosomal protein L34, with protein sequence MTKRTYQPNKRKRKKDHGFRKRMQNKSGRNVLKRRRAKGRAKLSA encoded by the coding sequence ATGACAAAAAGAACATATCAACCAAATAAAAGAAAAAGAAAAAAAGATCATGGATTTAGAAAAAGAATGCAAAATAAAAGCGGAAGAAATGTTTTGAAAAGAAGAAGAGCTAAAGGAAGAGCTAAATTATCAGCATAA
- a CDS encoding DciA family protein, whose amino-acid sequence MDGIKDLKNLALKAIEKRSSLLKNEKYILWKIKKNWTQIVNGPIGEKTYPKSLFNGNLVVVINDGIIYHTTIMYAENIKDKINTFLNGNFLESIEFVKVNYKIKRDLLDELIENEEKRGTIRVGEIPRGNVRESRIDVESENKITEKVKDIVLSTEEIKEIHENIDKIDKKYEDIARRLEKIAIKLKKREKYLKNNGYIECENCKILFLQESNEKMCFECRMNEKNRKFQKMTDLIRNKPYISEKQAVRITNTDKATYYKARDILAQQTYNDMLYYCLEKTREISLNEDYEFEIRSESREDVEKFIKNYVDYKIGSDNEEVFKVERKWALRRLRKDMKFRLENNRRY is encoded by the coding sequence ATGGACGGAATTAAGGATTTAAAAAACTTGGCACTAAAAGCGATTGAGAAAAGAAGCTCACTTTTAAAGAATGAAAAATATATCTTGTGGAAAATTAAGAAAAACTGGACACAGATTGTGAACGGTCCTATTGGCGAAAAAACTTATCCAAAGAGCTTGTTTAACGGAAATCTAGTTGTAGTGATTAATGATGGAATTATTTATCATACGACGATAATGTATGCGGAAAATATAAAGGATAAAATAAATACATTTTTGAATGGTAATTTTTTGGAAAGTATTGAATTTGTAAAGGTAAATTATAAAATAAAGCGTGATTTGCTGGATGAACTTATTGAAAATGAGGAAAAGAGAGGGACAATTCGGGTTGGGGAAATTCCTAGAGGAAATGTTAGGGAAAGTAGGATAGATGTTGAGTCTGAAAATAAAATCACAGAAAAAGTGAAGGATATTGTACTTTCTACGGAAGAAATTAAAGAAATTCACGAGAATATTGATAAAATTGATAAAAAGTATGAAGATATTGCCAGAAGGCTGGAAAAAATTGCGATAAAGCTGAAAAAGAGGGAAAAATACTTAAAAAATAATGGATATATTGAATGTGAAAACTGTAAAATTTTATTCTTGCAGGAAAGTAACGAGAAAATGTGCTTTGAATGCAGAATGAATGAAAAAAATCGGAAATTTCAGAAAATGACTGATTTGATAAGGAATAAGCCGTATATATCTGAAAAACAAGCAGTTAGAATAACGAATACTGACAAAGCTACCTATTACAAAGCACGGGACATTTTAGCACAGCAGACTTACAACGATATGCTTTATTATTGTCTTGAAAAAACTAGAGAAATTTCTTTAAATGAAGATTATGAATTTGAAATTCGGAGTGAGTCAAGGGAAGATGTGGAAAAATTTATAAAAAATTATGTGGATTATAAAATTGGAAGCGATAATGAAGAGGTTTTTAAGGTTGAGAGAAAGTGGGCTTTGAGAAGGTTAAGAAAGGATATGAAATTTAGGCTTGAGAATAATAGGAGATATTGA
- the recF gene encoding DNA replication/repair protein RecF (All proteins in this family for which functions are known are DNA-binding proteins that assist the filamentation of RecA onto DNA for the initiation of recombination or recombinational repair.), whose product MYLDQISFNNFRCLVDGKLKFDRYFNLIYGKNGQGKTSLIEAVHFLATGKSFRTKKVKEIRKYNLNRLIVFGKYRHKDLSENTIAIDVNEDKKDFYIDREKNKYINYVGLLNIISFIPEDIELIIGNPGVRRNFFNYEISQAKKEYLQSIVNFEKILKVRNKLIKEKKTGEEIYKIYNEKFIEEGLNIVLNRREFIKKLSILLNLNYRKLFDENSELKLKYDCFLGDVEKKTREELKGKFEMLCKRKSEREKFLGYSLLGPQKDDFVFELNGKNAKAYSSQGEKKSIIFSLKISEIDILIKEKKEYPIFIMDDIASYFDEVRKKSILSYFVNKKIQCFITSTEDLGIEGKKFIVEKGKIINE is encoded by the coding sequence ATGTATTTGGATCAGATTAGTTTTAATAACTTTCGGTGTCTTGTGGATGGGAAGTTGAAGTTTGATAGGTATTTTAATTTAATATATGGGAAGAATGGACAGGGAAAAACATCACTTATTGAGGCTGTCCATTTTTTGGCTACGGGGAAGAGTTTTAGGACTAAGAAAGTGAAAGAGATTCGCAAATATAACTTGAACAGGCTGATTGTGTTTGGGAAGTACAGACATAAGGATTTGTCGGAAAATACTATTGCTATTGATGTTAATGAGGATAAGAAGGACTTTTATATTGACAGGGAAAAGAATAAATATATAAATTATGTGGGGCTACTTAACATTATTTCATTTATTCCTGAGGATATTGAGCTGATTATTGGGAATCCTGGCGTTAGGAGAAATTTTTTTAATTATGAGATTTCGCAGGCAAAAAAGGAGTATTTACAGTCGATTGTGAATTTTGAGAAAATATTGAAGGTGCGGAACAAACTTATAAAGGAAAAAAAGACTGGCGAGGAAATTTATAAAATCTATAATGAAAAATTTATTGAAGAAGGCCTGAATATCGTTTTAAACAGGCGGGAATTTATAAAAAAACTTTCAATTCTTCTAAACTTGAATTATCGTAAATTATTTGATGAAAATTCGGAGCTGAAATTAAAATATGACTGTTTTCTTGGGGATGTGGAAAAGAAGACTAGGGAAGAACTGAAGGGGAAATTTGAAATGTTATGCAAAAGGAAAAGCGAGAGGGAAAAGTTTCTTGGATACAGCCTGCTTGGCCCTCAAAAAGACGATTTTGTCTTTGAGTTGAATGGGAAAAATGCAAAGGCGTATTCTTCACAAGGGGAGAAAAAATCTATAATATTTTCGCTAAAAATTTCAGAAATTGATATTTTAATAAAGGAAAAAAAGGAGTATCCAATATTTATAATGGACGACATCGCTTCGTATTTTGATGAAGTCAGAAAAAAAAGCATTTTAAGCTATTTTGTAAATAAAAAAATCCAATGTTTTATAACTTCGACAGAAGATTTAGGTATAGAAGGGAAAAAATTTATTGTGGAAAAGGGGAAGATTATTAATGAGTAA
- the yaaA gene encoding S4 domain-containing protein YaaA gives MKNINNEIEEVVINTEFIKLDQLLKWANFTGSGVEAKMFILNGEVKVNDAVETRRGKKIYDGDVVEFAGEKVVVRVTH, from the coding sequence ATGAAAAATATAAATAATGAAATTGAAGAAGTTGTTATAAATACTGAATTTATAAAATTGGATCAGCTTTTGAAGTGGGCAAATTTTACAGGTTCTGGAGTGGAAGCGAAAATGTTTATTTTGAATGGAGAAGTGAAAGTAAATGATGCTGTGGAAACTAGACGTGGAAAAAAAATTTATGATGGGGATGTTGTGGAGTTTGCTGGAGAAAAAGTTGTTGTGAGGGTAACGCATTAA
- the pth gene encoding aminoacyl-tRNA hydrolase has translation MKLIVGLGNPGEQYKLTRHNIGFIFIDEYLKENNINDVREKFKSLFVQTTYNGDKVFYQKPTTFMNLSGEAIGEAVRFFKIDPKTELFVIYDDMDMQFGKLKIKQNGSAGGHNGIKSIISHIGNEFVRIKFGIGKPKTKEETLGFVLGKFSPEEKEVVKDSREKIFNLIDDIKDDMTISKLMNKYNTK, from the coding sequence ATGAAATTAATAGTGGGACTGGGAAATCCTGGAGAACAGTATAAATTGACAAGGCATAATATCGGTTTTATATTTATTGACGAATATTTGAAGGAAAATAATATAAATGATGTAAGAGAAAAGTTTAAGTCATTGTTTGTACAGACTACTTACAATGGGGACAAGGTTTTTTATCAGAAGCCAACTACGTTTATGAATTTGAGTGGAGAAGCAATTGGAGAAGCTGTCAGATTTTTTAAGATTGATCCGAAAACGGAACTTTTTGTAATTTACGACGATATGGATATGCAGTTTGGAAAGCTGAAAATTAAGCAAAATGGAAGTGCAGGCGGACACAATGGAATAAAATCCATTATTTCCCATATTGGAAATGAATTTGTGCGAATAAAATTTGGAATTGGAAAACCAAAGACGAAGGAAGAGACATTGGGATTTGTATTAGGAAAATTTTCGCCTGAGGAAAAGGAAGTTGTGAAAGATTCAAGAGAGAAAATATTTAACTTGATTGACGATATAAAAGACGATATGACGATTTCAAAATTAATGAATAAATATAACACTAAATAA